A region of the Primulina eburnea isolate SZY01 chromosome 7, ASM2296580v1, whole genome shotgun sequence genome:
TTGGGGCAACCGGTCTTCTTTCGATTATGAATAAGATCCAGCCGTCTCAGCTAGCTGAAGAACAAAGAAACGCAACGAGATTGTTCAAACAGCTTCAGAATCAGATTACAACTGTTTTATCGATCGGGAATTTCATGAGCTTTGATGTGAAGGAGTTGATGGAGAAAGTGTTGGCTCTGGATAAAGCGTACCCGCTTCCTCTTCTAGGCGCCATGCTCGAGAAGTTCCCGGAGAATGTCGAGCCCGCAGTCTGGTGGTCCGAGTGCAGAAGAAAACAACTCAAAAGGTCGGTAGGTTTCAATGGATGGAACCGAAAATTGGAGGAAGAAATGAGGGAGATAGTAAATATCATGGAGAGAAAAGATAAACAAGATTACTTGAGATTGAGTGAAAAAGCACTGAAACTCAACAAGTTTCTCGCTGTGGCAGCTCCTACGTTAACAGGTCTCGCCGCCGTGGGGTCTTCTCTCGTGGGTTCCCCTTCTCACGGCGGTTGGGCGGCGGTGTTGGGAGTTTCCGGTGGCGCATTGGCGAGTGTGATGAACACTCTTGAGCACGGAGGGCAAGTTGGAATGGTGTTCGAGATGTACCGCAGCAACGCTGGGTTCTTCAAGATGATGGGAGATACGATTGCATGGAATTTGAGAGAAGAGGATTTGGAGAGAAGGGAGAACGGGGAGGTGTTGGAGATGAAGGTGGGTTTGCAGCTGGGGAGGAGTTTGTCGCAGTTAAGGGACCTTGCGACGGCGGGTGAAGACCAGTTCGCGAGCAAGCTTTTCTGATTCCAATTGCATGTAGAAAACACGACTAGATTTTTAGGCTGCGGAGAAATTCTTAATCACAAACTAATTCCAATCATTATTTTATGCTACGCCTTTGGGTATATCATtatttgattcaaaatttaattagaaTATGCCCCATTTTACATCAAAAATCATTGATTTGAGGTGTGACATCAACCATTGTTTGATCAGCGTTTTAAAAAGAATATTTGAGTCATGATAATTTTAAATCACAAGACAATGTTGggatgctcgattaggacaacTATCAACACGTGATATTTGGTTTACTATACCGTTTGAAAGTCTTGATCGGTGTTATCATTAGATATATTTTTTAGCACAAAATTAAAAGATTTTTTAAATGAGTTGAATAGATTGTTATAACATGTACaaacacattttttttttaaaaaaaaaaatctcgtatttaatttaataagaaGATAAATGTAACTTTGAGGCCGTCATATAATGGAATTAggcagaaaaaaaattaaattttaggtTTGGTAATGTCTATGAGCAAATAACTTGAACTGCTCGCTTGTAGCTCATTTAAGTTCGACCACCAACTGGACTCGATCTCGTTTTTCagtgtattttttttataattattatttaattatatttttcactCAAACCCCACCCCCGAGGGTCCTACACAGAGCCGTCCCAAGCCCCGGCGTGAAGGGAGGTAAATCAGGGTTATGCACCGGCAGAAGGTACCCAGAAGAGAGGTTGGCAGGAGAAATTCTCCATAAAGGGGAGCCGAGACTCGATCCCTCACCAATATGGATTAAAGTATCCATAAattgtatatatgtatacatatttttttttaataacgaAAATGTATTTTGTTACAATCGAGTCTCAAACTCAAGAACTCACCCTAAATTTCGAAACCTTGATTCGAGACGACTAGAAGACGTGTTTAGTAGATGATGCAATATTGATACAACTGTTTGCAATACATGATTTGATCTGTTTTACCTGAAATAAGATAGACTTAACTTGAGCAAAAGTAGAATAGAATTAAAAGATAAGGAGGAAATGTTGTAGTCACAATATAtcgtttaaaataaaatttagtaaTATAATTTGGTCATTTTAATCcttgaaattttcaaattatagTTTTAGTCCACTAAATTGATCCTTACTTCATTTCTAATTATTTTCTCACCGAAATGCTAACATAGAGCCTAAAAAAGTTGTGACACCGAGAGATATAGAATTGCTTACACGGTGTTAGATATTGCTGACAAATTCGAAGTCACGTACGTCATTACTCTGTTTAAAAGGAAGCAAACATACAGAAAAAGATAATTTAGACGACTAAAAGTGCAACATGAAAATTTATAAGACAAAAAATTGGTAATCGACAAATTATAAGACCAAAATTTCAATTTCTCCTCCGTGTATGCCtggaaatgttaaatttttttatgtgaTGAAATATTAACATTTGACAAAAATATGTAAAACAATGTCGAAATGGTACGTGATGTAACTGGTTTTGAGTAGTTCATTGGTAAATGAATCAAAGGACCATGTCAAAATGAGACATACGGTGTATCGAGGATATTCGAGTTAGTGGAGTAAGTAAGTGCTTGACCAATGATTATAAGTTCGATTCATCATACGGACAAATTTTTGGACGATCTTATCACAATAGTTTGCCTAGTATGGTTTACCTTGCGAGCATGATTTGCGAACTATTACATTAGCCCATTGATTCATTAAGTACACACCGACGAATAACAGCTGTGGTTCTATCCTCATAAAAAACGTACATAACATAGCTGATTTTGAGTAGTTCATTGGTAAATGAATCAAAGAGATTTTCATGTAGAGTAGATCTTCTGTAAGACAAGATCGACCAAATCTATACATACAGTAAAAATAAttcttttaatataaataatagtattttttcatagatCAGTGATCGgagatctgtttcacaaaatttctattgacatGAAGATTTACTCCTTTCTCTAGTTGATTTTGAGAAGCTAATTGGTGAATGAAGACATGTTTCCTTCTATTTAATCAATAAAgtctaatataataaaaaaacttGAACATCTATATATTACTATTAAATTAAGCACGCGGACCACATAATAAatgtttctattttttttttttacttttttttatgtGGATTTCCTTTGGTTCCCTCAACATGTATTAGAAAACTTCCAATTACATTCTAAGTAACGTTTTTATTTGTAGTTGATAGCCTAAACCCTCATTTTCAATGTACGATGTTTGATTTTGGCAAAGTAATGATAGTCTTTAAATGTGTACTTAGCTTGCCACATTTAATTTCTCTTTCTTACTTTTTATGTGttgaatatataaatacatTAGCTTTGAAAATCTGCAAAGAAATTATtgcaattatataaatatatatatatttaaatgtgTACTTAGCTTGTCACATTTAATTTCTCTTTCTTACTTCTTATGTGTTGAATATATGAATACATTAGCTTTGAAAATCTGCAAAGAAATATATTTCTTTGCAGATTTTCAAAACTAATGTATTCATATATTCAACACATAAAAAGTAAGAAAGAGAAATTAAATGTGGCAAGCTATATTTCTTTGCAGATTTTCAAAGCTAATGTATTCATATATTCAACACATAAGAAGTAAGAAAGAGAAATTAAATGTGGCAAGCTAAGTACACatttaaagtatatatatatgtattaatggattttactttttttttaagaGAAATGACCTTTTTACTAAATATCACACAATATAGCATTTTTAATGAAAATTGCATTTTtgatattgtatattttttttgttattttaatattatatgttttcaaatttaattttattcttgTAACTTCAAATTCTTGAAAATTGCATCTTTTTTCATCTGGGATACTGATGTGTGATACTACACACTTCAGCACCACAAATGTTTCATATCAATGTCACGtcataaaatgttaaaatagcCAAAAATACGAAAATAGCGTGCTAATattgaaatttgacaacataaattatcaaatcataaaaaagaACACATATATGACCAAAAGTACAATTTTTCCTTAGTTTCTTGAAGATATGTGGAGCGGTAGCTAATATATTCTAAAAAAAGATGTCAAAGCCACTTCATAAGTAGCATTGAAATTCAAAGTTTTATATTTCCAAAATTGAAAGTTGGGGAGGCATACAGAAGTTAATCAAAAGGTTATTaattaagagtaggtctcatgtgagactgtctcacggatactaatctgtgagacgggtcaaccctactcatatttacaataaaaagtaatattcttagcataaaaaattatactttttcatggatgatccaaataagagttTCGTCTCACGaattcgacccgtgagatcgtctcacacaagtttttgcaattaattaattattatctaTTATCTGTATGCAAAAACTAAATCACAAATCAAACAATGTCGGCCATCAGCTAAACTACACACAAACATAAAAGTGTCAAAATTAATCCGTCGAGCCCACTGATCGAGCAGATATGGTCAAACTAAATTAAGCGTAGCTGCACATCGCAAACGCGCAAGTTCTCCCTCTGTTGCACCGATTATTGCACCCTCCGCAGTTCTTTCTATGTGTAAAAGGGTTTATACACTTCCCTTTGCAGCAAATCTCAGAAAACTTACACTTCCTCCCGCATTTCCCACAGTTCAAGTTATCTGTGCGGAGATTTACGCATCTTCTCTTGCAACAACTCGCCCCTGGACTACCCTTTAGCCTGCAAATTCGAGGGTTTTTGTTGCATGTTGTTAATCCAAAACATCGCCATCTAAATCTTCTTCGGGAGAGGAATCTGCTCGCATGAACTGAAGCCACTTCTACAATTTCATTAGATTTTTCGTCGGTAGGAAGTGGTTCAGCCGCGAGAGAAATGGCTACGGCCATCAAAATGAATATTGCTAATAGAATTATCTGAGTTTTAATGTATTCCATTGCATCATAAGTTCCTTGTTAATTAATATGTTGTGTGTGTGATCAAGAAATGTAATCGAAAGGATGAATTGAAAAGAGAAAACAAGTGGAATTTTGAGTGATGCTTGGAAATAGAGGAAGAACAGAAGTGCTTATATAGTGGAAGGAAGACGGATGAGGAAGTGCTACGTACGTAcgtaataatatttttgaattaatgcattttattttttatttttttattttttttttattttagcaAATTGCATGACCCCTATATGTATCGTGGGGTGGTCTTTATTCAGCAGCCGCATACAAAGTCAATTTATCTTAAAAGTTAGGCACCCAATTCAGGATAAAAGGAATCACTTGTTCAATAAAAAGAATTATTAAACAAATCCACTGAATTTATTTTATCGGTAGAATTAATTATAGAAGTGCTCTATTTTTTGGGTATCGATCGAATTAATTAGAATACACTTTCCATTCTAATTTTTCGAATAGAAAACATTCAAATTTCATACGTATCTACGTACATACATATTTTGTTTAGAAAATACAAGTGTTATATGGGTGATTATTCAAATTTTGGCCAAAATTTTACCACAATCCGTGTAGCTAGCTAGCTAGACTTCTAAATTCCAAATGAAGTCGTCTTCCTCATCAAGGTAGCACTGAAAATTTTTCCATTCAACCAAACAAGAAACCGTGTGTTgtgtccatatatatatatacatacatatatatatttatgtatgtatatatatatatatatatggaagaAATATCATTCAACCAAACAATAGACCGTGTTttgtgtacatatatatatatatatatatatagaagaaaTATCATTCAACCAAACAAGAAACCGTGTGTTGTgtccacatatatatatatatatatatatatatatatatatatatatatatatatatatatatatatatggaagaaatatttaatttgtgtCCCTTTTGTGTGTACTTGTTTGTATATTTGTACGGGGAAAGCACAGAGAACAATATGTAACACATATTTTCACAACCATTGACTCTACTTGATCGAATATAAAATGGACCACAGCACTTTAGATGGATTGATACATTCTCTTCGTCTTCGGTCCCTACAAATAGATTTCTCATCGATATTacattatatgtatatattcatGAAGCTGCTTGAAATTTTCGCGATAAGATTATGACATAAAGTTGAAAATTGACTTGAATAGAAGGACCATTCTTgagataaacaaaaaaaaaaaaacttattattCTATGTTATCAATTTCAGTTTTAGTCCTGCATGTTTGAATTTTGACAATTTTAGTTAATTTTCATCCGGAGTGCAGATGTAACGCTTGATGCACACGTCAATATAACAAACTTACTTCTAGCTTTTGGTTAAATATCAAACTTGAGCACTTTCAGTCTGATGAAAAGCAAGAAGTAGTTCTTAAAAGTTCCCTCAAACACTCCCTTAGCTTGTTTTCACTTTTGGCGGCTCGAATGGATCAAGATTGAGGGGTGTAACTCACTAGATAGTTTGTGACTGCTTTGATCATATGGTTATCAGATAGATGTTAACCTCATATTTATCCATAAAAACTAAAAAAGAACGTTTGACATTTTGAAATGGAATCTGGAACCCCTGCACTGCTGTCCAGCATTCTCAGCGCTTTGAACTACATACACTGAACTTATTTATATACATTCAcgtatacacacatatatactaAAGTATCTTTCGTTTTTGGGAGGATACCCAGGAAATAGAAGAAGAGGAAACTATTGCGCACAAGGAAACCAATGTTGAGTTTATGCTACACTCAGATatgatttaatgtaaaacatCAATTGATGTTCTGAATTCAGATAAAAATATTGTTAGGCACATGTTCTATAAAATCATATCAGGTGTAGTATAGATTGACGCGAAGAATAATCACCCTTTAGATTTAAAAGAGTCTTGACTTTCATCatgtgattttaaaatttaacttCAGAAAATTCATTAGGTAAATTCGTTTTACAAGAAACTTTAAGTCCTTATTTATCATTTTCCAATAATTCTATTgtatttcaaattcatctcatTACACGAGGTGCTCTGGAATCATTAATCTTAGTTCGATTACAACCTAGATGACTGCTATGCTCCACCGTTCCTAAATCTACCTACATAAAAAAGATGTTATCCAATGGAGTTTGAATttggaaaaataatataaaatcagTTGTATTCCAACATCTTTCGAAACAAGCTAGCTGtaaatctctctctctcttttttttggGTCTTTCTTGCCGTTGCAGGttcatatttctttcctgaatTATGTTGGAAACATTTCCGAAAAAATGTTACACTGTATCAATGACACCACACGTATAGATATGATGGTTAGTTGGTCGACATGCCTTCAGAATTGCGTCTACCATTCCTGAAGCAAGGCTTCTATACCATGAAACACTGAAACTGAGGAGTTGTACGTATTCCTTGTTATGAGAAAAGCAGACATCAAGAAATATAGCTTTCCTCGATTTCTGCTGTTTCATACATgtgtatatttatttatttactagaaaaatgcacgtgcgttgcacgtaaaaacctaaactgctgaaaatatatgtacgaaattttgataatatttaaatgaattaaaacatggttaataacatttatcaaatgaaacaaa
Encoded here:
- the LOC140836035 gene encoding probable F-box protein At4g22030 — protein: MAALKPTILILKSSFSSCKSSKQRGIVAATISSRDRAGKISLPGLGAGGFVDKLELHRFTDEKQLSPIKVIETIKRNEGVNGGDTLIVAELYSILEAVADRVEMHRNICEQRSNWNSLLLTSINGLILAAATMVGIASISGGAPAAALKLSSTILYVGATGLLSIMNKIQPSQLAEEQRNATRLFKQLQNQITTVLSIGNFMSFDVKELMEKVLALDKAYPLPLLGAMLEKFPENVEPAVWWSECRRKQLKRSVGFNGWNRKLEEEMREIVNIMERKDKQDYLRLSEKALKLNKFLAVAAPTLTGLAAVGSSLVGSPSHGGWAAVLGVSGGALASVMNTLEHGGQVGMVFEMYRSNAGFFKMMGDTIAWNLREEDLERRENGEVLEMKVGLQLGRSLSQLRDLATAGEDQFASKLF